The Armatimonadota bacterium genome includes a window with the following:
- the pheT gene encoding phenylalanine--tRNA ligase subunit beta — protein sequence MRIPVTWLKELVPIGISVEELAAGLTMAGLEIESVEPGVDGEVLNAYITPNRGDCASILGVAREVAAIWTLPLRLPNIGPAHAGTAAGFQVSVQCPELCPRYAARLVTDVHVGPSPPDMQRRLTAAGMRPINNVVDVTNYVMLELGQPMHAFDRERLAGDTIRVRTAESGETLETLDGVHRSLEAGTLLIADSKAPIALAGVMGGRDTEIGPDTTSILLESASFGARAVRRTSRALGLRTEASYRFERGVDPDGAVRALARVCELLHKIGAGQPSDEMVDCRAAASEPVWIRFRPGRCGSLLGIPMDARRAVNCMGRLGITLRSRGAASEAELEALAPSWRSDLNCEEDLIEETGRIAGYGEIPERLPHGVTCRGGDSAQGLMLMEVRRALQQCGLSEVVTHSLEAPASWESEDESATRLHLRNVLSAEISTLRPSLLQGMLESAAANASHAAPATAIFQVGTVWQPEESLRAAVLVSGSPGARAWDPGMRQRPADYYTARGAAERLLRALRVDDVRFVQQPGGGGMPFGGGLMEPARCAELQLADGSRVGVAGEIQPEILRQMGIRRAAAAVEIDLNALRRAVPAAAPRWRPVPRFPASLRDLAPRLPTAVCWSQVDAAVRQAASPLVERFALTDLYEGPPLPAGVRAYTISFTLRSAERTLDDEDADAEMATLQDALQALGATFAS from the coding sequence ATGCGGATACCCGTAACCTGGCTGAAGGAGTTGGTTCCAATCGGCATCTCTGTGGAGGAGCTTGCCGCCGGCCTTACGATGGCTGGGCTGGAGATTGAGTCCGTGGAACCCGGCGTCGACGGAGAGGTACTGAACGCCTACATCACGCCAAATCGGGGCGACTGTGCGTCGATCCTGGGCGTTGCTCGAGAAGTGGCGGCAATATGGACGCTGCCACTAAGGCTGCCGAACATAGGGCCGGCGCATGCCGGTACGGCTGCCGGTTTCCAGGTGAGCGTTCAATGCCCAGAGCTTTGTCCCAGGTATGCCGCCCGCCTGGTGACGGATGTTCACGTCGGCCCATCCCCACCCGACATGCAGAGGCGCCTGACGGCAGCCGGCATGCGACCTATCAACAACGTCGTGGATGTGACCAACTATGTAATGCTGGAGCTGGGCCAGCCGATGCACGCGTTCGACCGGGAACGTCTGGCGGGTGACACGATCCGGGTTCGTACCGCCGAAAGCGGCGAGACGCTTGAGACACTGGATGGCGTACATCGCAGCCTGGAGGCCGGCACACTATTGATTGCCGATAGCAAAGCGCCGATTGCACTTGCCGGAGTGATGGGCGGGCGCGATACAGAGATTGGACCGGACACAACGTCGATTCTGCTGGAGTCGGCCAGCTTTGGCGCACGTGCGGTGCGCCGAACCTCCCGGGCGCTGGGCTTGAGAACGGAGGCTTCGTACCGGTTTGAGCGCGGCGTCGATCCGGATGGCGCCGTGCGCGCATTGGCTCGTGTCTGTGAGCTGCTCCATAAGATTGGCGCCGGCCAGCCATCCGACGAAATGGTTGATTGCCGGGCGGCGGCGTCCGAGCCCGTCTGGATCCGCTTCCGACCGGGCCGCTGCGGCAGCCTTCTCGGCATTCCCATGGATGCACGGCGCGCCGTCAACTGCATGGGCCGACTTGGCATAACTCTACGTTCACGTGGCGCGGCGTCGGAGGCGGAACTTGAGGCATTGGCCCCATCCTGGCGAAGCGACCTGAACTGTGAAGAGGATCTGATCGAAGAGACCGGCCGCATCGCCGGTTACGGGGAGATACCCGAGCGGCTTCCACACGGTGTAACCTGCCGCGGCGGTGACAGCGCACAGGGGCTTATGCTCATGGAGGTACGACGGGCGCTGCAGCAGTGCGGTCTTAGCGAGGTCGTTACACACAGCCTGGAAGCGCCGGCATCGTGGGAATCGGAGGATGAGAGCGCGACGCGGCTGCACCTCCGAAACGTCCTCTCGGCGGAGATCTCTACGCTGCGGCCATCGCTGCTGCAGGGCATGCTGGAGTCGGCTGCCGCCAATGCCTCACATGCGGCGCCCGCAACGGCGATCTTCCAGGTGGGCACTGTATGGCAGCCGGAGGAATCGCTGCGGGCGGCTGTTCTGGTCTCCGGCTCGCCCGGCGCGCGCGCATGGGATCCCGGTATGCGGCAACGCCCGGCGGATTACTACACGGCGCGCGGCGCCGCCGAGCGACTGCTCCGAGCGCTGCGGGTGGATGACGTGAGGTTTGTACAGCAGCCCGGGGGCGGTGGGATGCCGTTTGGCGGCGGGCTCATGGAGCCGGCCCGCTGTGCAGAGCTGCAGCTGGCGGACGGAAGCCGTGTCGGCGTCGCCGGCGAGATTCAGCCCGAAATCTTGCGCCAGATGGGTATCCGCCGTGCCGCTGCCGCGGTGGAGATTGACCTGAACGCGCTCCGCCGTGCAGTACCAGCCGCAGCGCCGAGATGGCGTCCCGTGCCCCGGTTTCCAGCCAGCCTCCGCGATCTGGCTCCTCGGCTGCCGACAGCCGTCTGCTGGTCGCAGGTAGACGCGGCGGTGCGCCAGGCTGCGAGCCCATTGGTTGAGCGCTTCGCCTTGACGGACCTGTACGAAGGGCCACCGCTTCCGGCCGGCGTGCGAGCGTATACCATCTCGTTCACGCTCAGATCGGCGGAACGAACGCTGGATGACGAAGACGCCGACGCCGAAATGGCAACGCTGCAGGACGCCCTTCAAGCCTTGGGCGCGACATTTGCCTCGTAA
- a CDS encoding metallophosphoesterase, translated as MFYNSSTMDAAPQAPRKALVACQLDDDPSSEWITRRDAITRLAAVVGTAALGEGLGEVSSMQVTRHRVPVRGLTAPIRAVQISDLHRSWCVSQQFVAQAVDMAMAQMPALILLTGDFVTRSSRYMPSCTQELSRLHAPLGIYAVLGNHDYVCDDHTGAPVIQRHLRDIGVPVLTNTSTRLQNGLWLVGADDSREGWPDDVAAFEKVPANAPVIAMTHNPTYFRKMRDHACLTITGHTHGRQINIPGLTQLIIHSGTPWIAGWYRSGLSPGRLYVCRGLGVIGIPLRINAPPEIAVFDLTPA; from the coding sequence ATGTTCTATAATAGTAGCACGATGGACGCCGCGCCACAGGCCCCCCGCAAAGCGCTGGTGGCATGCCAACTGGATGACGATCCATCGAGCGAATGGATCACACGCCGAGACGCGATTACCCGGCTGGCCGCCGTCGTAGGCACCGCTGCGCTCGGCGAGGGCCTTGGCGAGGTCAGTTCGATGCAGGTCACGCGCCATCGCGTGCCCGTACGCGGGTTGACTGCGCCCATCCGAGCCGTGCAGATCAGCGACCTACATCGCTCCTGGTGTGTGTCGCAGCAGTTTGTGGCACAAGCTGTGGATATGGCGATGGCGCAGATGCCCGCGCTCATCCTGCTTACGGGCGATTTTGTTACCCGCTCGTCGCGCTATATGCCATCGTGCACGCAAGAACTCTCACGGCTGCATGCGCCGCTGGGCATCTATGCGGTCCTCGGCAACCACGATTACGTTTGCGATGACCATACCGGCGCGCCGGTAATTCAGCGGCACCTTCGCGATATCGGTGTGCCGGTGCTCACCAACACCAGTACGCGTTTGCAAAACGGCCTGTGGCTCGTTGGCGCCGACGACTCTCGCGAGGGCTGGCCGGACGATGTCGCGGCGTTCGAAAAGGTGCCTGCAAACGCGCCGGTTATTGCAATGACGCACAATCCGACCTACTTCCGTAAGATGCGCGATCACGCCTGCCTCACAATAACCGGCCACACGCATGGAAGGCAGATCAACATCCCGGGGCTGACGCAACTGATCATCCATAGCGGCACGCCGTGGATCGCAGGATGGTATCGCTCGGGCCTGAGCCCGGGGCGGCTGTATGTATGCCGCGGCCTGGGCGTGATCGGCATCCCGCTGCGCATCAACGCCCCGCCCGAAATCGCGGTCTTCGATCTGACGCCCGCTTAA
- a CDS encoding YchF family ATPase: MKTGIIGLPQSGKTTLYNAVSRSSVDLYADSEPRIAVIQVPDPRFEHAVAVCSPKKRTPATLEITDGAARIEAAAHSRSGGRGTGDFLAGVRLMDALVLVVRAFRDAAGAATDPVRDAQQLMEELVLADQILVETRLERLEKGHLQKRESPAEAAERHALLKVLVHLEAGLALRTLEMTEDEQRCLRGFAFVSAKPLIVVANTDEGADADSPEISALSAFAGQHGAGFTALCCKLEAEIAQMNPAEEREFLEALGLAAPARDRLIREAYSALGLICFFTVGDDEVRAWTVAKGTIAVQAAEKIHSDIARGFIRAEVIAWELFEAAGGCWDDARGAGHARLEGKEYIVRDGDVMHIRFKV; encoded by the coding sequence ATGAAGACTGGCATCATCGGCCTGCCGCAGAGCGGCAAGACCACGCTGTACAACGCGGTTTCGCGTTCCTCTGTAGATCTTTACGCAGACAGCGAGCCTCGTATCGCCGTCATCCAGGTTCCGGATCCCCGATTTGAACATGCGGTGGCCGTTTGCAGCCCCAAGAAGCGCACCCCCGCCACGCTGGAGATCACCGACGGCGCCGCACGGATTGAGGCTGCTGCGCACTCCAGGTCCGGCGGGCGCGGCACGGGCGACTTTCTAGCCGGTGTGAGGTTGATGGACGCGCTGGTGCTGGTTGTGCGGGCTTTTCGCGACGCGGCCGGCGCCGCTACCGATCCGGTTCGCGACGCCCAGCAGCTGATGGAGGAGCTGGTGCTCGCCGACCAGATACTGGTGGAGACGCGCCTGGAGCGGCTGGAGAAGGGTCACCTTCAGAAGCGCGAGTCACCTGCGGAGGCCGCTGAGCGTCACGCCCTCTTGAAGGTGCTGGTACACCTTGAGGCCGGCCTCGCCCTGCGGACGCTGGAGATGACCGAAGACGAGCAGCGCTGCCTTCGCGGCTTTGCGTTCGTTTCCGCAAAGCCGCTTATCGTGGTGGCCAACACCGACGAGGGGGCGGATGCCGACTCTCCGGAAATCAGTGCGCTCTCCGCGTTTGCCGGTCAGCATGGCGCCGGATTTACCGCGCTCTGCTGCAAACTGGAGGCCGAAATTGCTCAGATGAATCCCGCGGAAGAGCGCGAGTTTCTGGAGGCGCTGGGCCTGGCGGCTCCAGCGCGCGACAGGTTGATCCGCGAGGCCTACTCCGCGTTGGGGCTGATCTGCTTCTTTACCGTAGGCGATGACGAAGTCCGCGCCTGGACCGTAGCGAAAGGGACAATAGCTGTTCAGGCAGCCGAGAAGATTCACTCCGATATCGCCCGTGGTTTCATCCGGGCCGAGGTGATTGCGTGGGAGTTGTTTGAAGCGGCCGGCGGATGCTGGGACGACGCTCGCGGCGCCGGCCATGCGAGGTTGGAAGGCAAAGAGTATATCGTCCGGGACGGCGACGTTATGCACATCCGGTTCAAGGTTTAG
- a CDS encoding rhomboid family intramembrane serine protease, with amino-acid sequence MTTNSVRQARSQWPPVTTGLLVIIGLIFVAMMNVGHQRPDVVGMAFGDQEPAMVRAGQWWRLITPIFLHASVPHVALNGLSLWMLGSFMERTYGSRRFFLIFVVTGICGSLLSQFFLHNASLGASGAIFGLVGAGMAFPIRFKRLVNPEAGRSIFRQLLFITVINLGYGLMESQTIDNYAHIGGLISGLAMGCLLIPEVLDRRRDSRRAAALAATCGALGLLILVSGGLQALWTHRMLAEGGSWAYKLEEYGSQSAQRAWQCQLPVTWKTVEGASNGLGIATGPNGLQLSVTYTPDLPRTVVTATAAANGYRVSPYSSRDRTVWVLPRATTATQSALLWSSQAGLLQMSLTGPKAKRTLFEVLIAFTVPAQGTGR; translated from the coding sequence TTGACCACCAACTCCGTGCGACAAGCTCGATCACAATGGCCGCCGGTTACGACCGGCCTTCTTGTGATCATTGGTCTCATTTTTGTCGCGATGATGAATGTGGGTCACCAGCGACCCGATGTTGTGGGCATGGCGTTTGGGGACCAGGAGCCCGCGATGGTGCGAGCTGGACAGTGGTGGCGCCTGATCACTCCGATTTTTCTGCACGCGAGCGTCCCGCATGTTGCGCTGAACGGCCTTTCGCTCTGGATGCTCGGAAGCTTTATGGAGCGGACCTATGGCTCGCGGCGCTTCTTCCTTATCTTTGTGGTCACGGGAATTTGCGGAAGCCTGCTCAGCCAGTTTTTTCTCCACAACGCGTCACTTGGGGCGTCGGGCGCGATCTTCGGATTGGTGGGCGCCGGCATGGCGTTTCCGATACGCTTCAAGCGGCTGGTCAATCCCGAAGCCGGCCGGTCGATCTTCCGTCAGTTACTGTTTATCACGGTTATCAACCTTGGCTACGGCTTGATGGAGTCGCAGACGATTGATAACTACGCGCATATTGGGGGCTTGATCAGTGGATTGGCAATGGGATGCCTGCTTATTCCCGAGGTTCTGGACCGCCGTCGAGACAGCCGCCGGGCGGCTGCCCTTGCCGCCACGTGCGGGGCGTTGGGTCTGCTGATACTGGTTTCCGGCGGCTTGCAGGCGCTGTGGACGCATCGGATGCTCGCAGAAGGCGGTTCGTGGGCGTACAAGCTCGAGGAATATGGGTCACAATCGGCACAACGAGCATGGCAGTGCCAGCTTCCCGTCACTTGGAAGACCGTGGAAGGCGCCTCTAACGGGCTTGGAATTGCGACTGGGCCAAATGGTTTGCAGTTGAGCGTGACGTACACGCCGGACCTACCGCGCACCGTGGTCACCGCAACGGCCGCCGCCAACGGGTATCGGGTGAGCCCGTACAGTAGCCGTGACCGTACTGTTTGGGTGCTGCCTCGCGCTACAACGGCGACTCAGTCGGCGCTGCTGTGGTCGTCGCAAGCCGGACTTCTGCAGATGTCTCTCACGGGCCCTAAGGCAAAGCGGACCCTGTTTGAAGTGCTGATTGCATTCACGGTTCCAGCACAGGGGACCGGCCGGTAG
- a CDS encoding sigma-70 family RNA polymerase sigma factor: MYRRNGQTEDTAALFEELLHEHEAAIYRVGFRLTGNHEDAEDLVQDALFDAFLGFDRFESGTNFDRWIFRILHTTYVDAQRRAISRLNGHRNLSLDDEGLEKLADHSLPPDARLMAGALDEPWQQGLMRLKPDQRMLLVLCDIEGLSYEEAAQVMGRSVGTVRSRLHRARLQLRKLLQPMLSLKPKEPARK, from the coding sequence ATGTACCGGCGCAACGGACAGACGGAAGACACGGCGGCGCTGTTTGAGGAGCTGCTGCACGAGCATGAAGCGGCGATATACCGCGTTGGCTTCCGCCTGACCGGCAACCACGAAGACGCGGAGGACCTTGTTCAGGATGCGCTCTTCGACGCCTTCCTGGGCTTCGACCGGTTTGAATCCGGCACGAACTTTGATCGGTGGATATTCCGGATTCTGCACACCACGTATGTGGATGCGCAGCGGCGAGCTATCAGCAGGCTGAATGGGCATCGCAACCTCAGTCTTGACGACGAAGGGCTGGAGAAGTTAGCGGACCACTCGCTTCCGCCGGACGCCAGACTAATGGCCGGCGCTCTGGATGAACCCTGGCAGCAGGGGCTGATGAGGCTGAAGCCGGACCAGCGCATGCTGCTGGTATTGTGCGATATCGAGGGACTCTCTTATGAGGAGGCGGCTCAGGTAATGGGCCGCTCAGTGGGTACCGTGCGGTCTCGTCTGCATCGGGCGCGGCTCCAGTTGCGCAAGCTTCTGCAGCCGATGCTCTCTTTAAAACCGAAGGAACCTGCGCGAAAATGA
- a CDS encoding zf-HC2 domain-containing protein encodes MNLDCKHVEAYLGLWADDSLGVKQALAVRRHLDDCQQCSLAAAELRRLKRDMLRVAAPAARADFWERMHHDLRAIGDRGRMCAAAARAAERRRIRDHHRRHGQVIRSAAVAAVGITMMAVLPYVPFARYRRPALIAGKGSAAPSQSISIDSIVAAHMASGATLPWADSGRARYVVAQARAADWSGDGDLDLK; translated from the coding sequence ATGAATCTTGATTGCAAACACGTAGAGGCCTATTTGGGGCTTTGGGCGGATGACAGTCTGGGCGTGAAGCAGGCCCTGGCAGTTCGGCGCCACCTGGATGACTGCCAGCAATGCAGCCTTGCGGCAGCGGAGCTCCGACGCCTGAAGCGCGACATGCTTCGGGTTGCAGCCCCTGCTGCCCGCGCGGACTTCTGGGAGCGCATGCATCACGATCTGCGAGCAATTGGCGACCGCGGGCGCATGTGTGCTGCAGCTGCACGTGCCGCGGAGCGGCGTCGCATTCGTGACCACCACAGGCGGCATGGTCAGGTGATACGGTCGGCGGCGGTAGCCGCCGTAGGTATTACGATGATGGCAGTTCTGCCGTACGTCCCATTCGCCCGCTACCGGCGGCCGGCCCTCATCGCCGGCAAGGGCTCCGCGGCGCCGAGCCAATCGATCAGTATCGATTCGATTGTTGCGGCTCACATGGCGAGCGGCGCCACTTTGCCATGGGCCGATTCCGGGCGAGCGCGATACGTGGTTGCCCAGGCCCGCGCCGCCGATTGGAGTGGCGACGGCGATCTGGACCTGAAGTAA
- a CDS encoding zf-HC2 domain-containing protein, with protein sequence MKCNEVLDLVSDYVGGSMEKPLRVAVAAHLGDCTSCREAYDGVGKLWRELDALPAVDAPAELHTAVWAGIASRRPEASPSRRVGFSLPSLALLLRPRSLALAGAAVIILSAFVSVPKVQKAELGPGWLLQLVMHHGSAVPPANSSYAEWTQAPNGARLFLHLQLPVTPTGTVYSIRVAGAAAASVPGAQAAHGIITLVVPITSDPIGDSLDITATPESGGASPIQLHLKLWRR encoded by the coding sequence ATGAAGTGCAACGAGGTGTTGGACCTGGTCTCCGACTACGTGGGCGGTTCCATGGAAAAGCCGCTGCGCGTCGCCGTGGCCGCACACCTGGGCGACTGCACAAGCTGCCGTGAGGCGTACGACGGTGTCGGCAAGTTGTGGCGAGAGTTGGACGCGCTGCCGGCCGTGGATGCGCCTGCCGAGCTCCACACAGCCGTGTGGGCCGGTATCGCCAGTCGCCGGCCGGAAGCGTCTCCCAGCCGGCGCGTTGGTTTCTCGCTTCCATCGCTCGCACTTTTGCTGCGCCCACGCTCGCTCGCACTTGCCGGCGCAGCGGTGATCATCCTTAGCGCATTCGTTTCCGTTCCCAAGGTTCAGAAGGCGGAGCTTGGGCCCGGCTGGCTGCTCCAACTGGTGATGCATCACGGAAGCGCCGTGCCACCGGCCAACTCTTCGTATGCGGAGTGGACGCAGGCGCCAAACGGCGCCAGGCTTTTTCTGCACCTCCAGCTGCCAGTGACCCCCACGGGCACGGTCTACAGCATCCGTGTTGCCGGAGCGGCAGCCGCTTCGGTTCCGGGCGCCCAGGCTGCGCATGGCATCATCACATTGGTTGTACCGATTACCAGCGATCCTATTGGTGATTCGCTGGATATAACGGCAACTCCGGAAAGTGGCGGCGCAAGTCCGATCCAGCTGCACCTCAAGCTCTGGCGCCGCTAA
- a CDS encoding sigma-70 family RNA polymerase sigma factor: MEDASEQRIIEQCKRGDRNAFDRLMATYQKRVYNLAYRLTGNYDDANDVSVDAFIRVFQAIKLFRGDANFSTWLYRIVTNVYLDRRKRAQNRTHLSLEEYISLDESSVSRQVEDPAPRPSEVAEQRERAETIQQAIETLPDYQRAMIVLYHTEGLSYEEIAEAMDLPIGTVKSRLNRARLTLRSRLLESRELLLP, translated from the coding sequence ATGGAAGATGCAAGCGAGCAGCGGATCATCGAGCAGTGCAAACGTGGCGACCGTAATGCCTTCGATCGGTTGATGGCCACCTACCAAAAGCGCGTCTACAACCTGGCCTATCGGCTTACGGGCAACTACGACGATGCCAACGATGTGAGCGTGGATGCCTTTATCCGCGTCTTTCAGGCGATCAAGCTCTTTCGCGGCGACGCCAACTTTTCCACATGGCTGTACCGCATCGTTACCAACGTCTACCTCGACCGGCGGAAACGCGCGCAAAACCGGACACACCTCTCGCTGGAGGAGTACATCAGTCTGGACGAGAGTTCAGTATCGCGTCAGGTGGAAGATCCGGCGCCGCGGCCGTCCGAGGTCGCAGAGCAGCGCGAGCGGGCCGAAACCATTCAGCAGGCAATTGAAACCCTGCCGGATTATCAGCGTGCGATGATTGTTCTCTACCATACCGAGGGACTGTCGTATGAGGAGATCGCCGAAGCGATGGACCTGCCGATTGGAACGGTGAAGTCGCGCCTGAACCGCGCCCGCCTCACATTGCGCTCGCGCCTGCTCGAATCGCGGGAACTCTTGCTGCCATAG
- a CDS encoding DUF4446 family protein encodes METLNRVLMPEAGVAIVVLAVLLVLMAILLGREIHRGRALRARLDQMTRGATDGSFEGALNHHIDAVRTIQGDMAQLETAVSVLQAGLPLCLQRCGMVRYNAFDDVGGEQSFSVALLNAVGDGVILSSVRSRNSVQVYAKACANGKPSHTLSHEEELALERSRT; translated from the coding sequence TTGGAGACACTGAACAGGGTACTCATGCCGGAGGCCGGCGTGGCCATCGTGGTGCTCGCCGTTCTTCTTGTGCTGATGGCCATCCTTCTTGGTCGCGAGATTCACCGCGGTCGTGCTCTACGGGCACGCCTGGATCAGATGACGCGAGGCGCCACCGATGGAAGCTTTGAGGGTGCGTTGAATCACCATATCGATGCGGTGCGGACTATTCAGGGCGATATGGCTCAACTTGAAACTGCGGTGTCGGTGCTGCAGGCAGGACTGCCCTTGTGTCTGCAGCGGTGCGGCATGGTGCGGTATAACGCGTTTGACGATGTGGGTGGAGAGCAGAGTTTTTCTGTGGCGCTGCTCAACGCCGTAGGTGATGGCGTGATCCTGAGCAGCGTACGCAGCCGCAACAGCGTACAGGTCTACGCAAAGGCATGCGCAAACGGCAAGCCGAGCCACACGCTCTCGCACGAAGAAGAGCTGGCCCTGGAACGCAGTCGCACGTAG
- the lepB gene encoding signal peptidase I — protein sequence MAPARRRQQVLLIAFILLATFFVLNYRIAIVRGASMEPTYFDGRVILARRYPWPDRDLKRGDVVLMRHDRGIIIKRVARLPGDIIDTSYPNLLAYAQAGGLTDYFQQTSIQTPRGMQVTYTVPAGFIEVLGDNPRVSDDSRMFGPVSIRDVVGVVVGAPAGPAPLPQHPRYQTPSPGQAG from the coding sequence ATGGCCCCCGCACGCCGCAGGCAGCAGGTGCTGCTGATTGCTTTCATACTATTAGCAACGTTCTTCGTGTTGAACTACCGTATCGCCATCGTGCGTGGCGCCTCCATGGAACCGACCTACTTCGACGGCCGCGTGATACTTGCTCGGAGATATCCCTGGCCAGACCGGGATTTGAAGCGCGGTGACGTGGTGTTGATGCGTCACGATCGCGGCATCATCATCAAGCGCGTAGCGCGCCTACCGGGCGACATCATCGACACCTCTTACCCAAACCTGCTCGCCTACGCGCAGGCGGGCGGGCTTACGGACTACTTTCAGCAGACCTCGATTCAGACCCCTCGGGGCATGCAGGTTACGTACACGGTTCCGGCAGGGTTTATTGAAGTACTGGGTGACAATCCGCGCGTTTCCGATGACAGTCGAATGTTCGGCCCGGTTTCGATTCGCGACGTAGTCGGTGTAGTGGTTGGGGCGCCTGCCGGTCCGGCTCCGCTGCCGCAACACCCGCGCTACCAGACGCCCTCGCCGGGCCAGGCTGGATGA
- a CDS encoding NUDIX domain-containing protein, with the protein MQTCRIPRFPSVDWRQGRTTFTAGAPPISDRILAAIVFAIQAQRFLLADIVGRGWCVPGGGLEHGETLEACVRRETLEEAGARLGSLVYLGVFTVARRPLPPLCVPAYRSPVLALGPVGMPGESRGVRLVRPNELSTAYYRWDALLEAVFAYAEQHHTSGYPPAGA; encoded by the coding sequence ATGCAAACCTGTAGAATCCCGCGCTTCCCAAGCGTGGACTGGAGGCAAGGGCGCACCACGTTTACTGCTGGAGCGCCGCCGATATCGGATCGCATCCTGGCCGCGATAGTCTTCGCCATCCAGGCTCAGCGATTTCTGTTGGCCGATATTGTTGGGCGCGGATGGTGTGTGCCGGGCGGCGGCCTGGAGCACGGCGAGACGCTGGAGGCGTGTGTCCGCCGTGAAACGCTGGAAGAAGCCGGCGCGCGATTGGGCAGCCTGGTGTATCTGGGCGTTTTCACCGTGGCCCGACGGCCGCTGCCGCCATTATGCGTCCCGGCGTACCGATCTCCGGTGCTGGCTCTGGGGCCGGTGGGTATGCCGGGTGAATCGCGTGGGGTGCGCCTGGTTCGCCCTAACGAACTCTCAACTGCCTATTACCGGTGGGATGCCCTGCTTGAAGCGGTGTTTGCCTACGCCGAGCAACACCACACGAGCGGATACCCGCCTGCCGGCGCTTAA
- a CDS encoding ThuA domain-containing protein, with the protein MASTRLRVRVWDEHPSHAPRDIYPTSINGSIAEGLEELDTGRLQVTVGNLDEAGQGVSQADLDATDVLFWWGHARHGEVTDETAGRVQRQAHERGMGLVALHSAHYSKAFQWVVGASGNLKGGWRETTPPDVEHVRVCAPWHPIAQGVEDFTLHQEEMYGAPFDVPPPLCMVLQSHFPLGNETFPSGLCWTVGPGRTEGFACGPGGGVGEGEGICRAFYFRPGHETFPTYFHPAVRRILYNAALWCAPQALRADA; encoded by the coding sequence ATGGCTTCGACACGGTTACGTGTGCGCGTGTGGGATGAGCACCCGTCTCATGCCCCGCGCGATATCTACCCGACCAGCATCAACGGCAGTATCGCAGAGGGACTGGAAGAGCTCGACACCGGCCGTCTTCAGGTGACGGTAGGGAACCTCGACGAGGCGGGGCAGGGCGTGTCGCAGGCGGATCTGGATGCGACCGACGTCCTGTTTTGGTGGGGTCACGCCCGGCATGGAGAAGTTACCGACGAGACTGCGGGGCGTGTCCAGCGGCAGGCCCACGAGCGCGGCATGGGCCTTGTAGCGCTGCACTCCGCCCACTACAGCAAGGCGTTCCAGTGGGTGGTGGGCGCGTCCGGCAATCTGAAAGGCGGCTGGCGCGAAACCACTCCGCCCGACGTGGAACATGTACGAGTCTGCGCCCCATGGCATCCCATCGCTCAGGGCGTGGAGGATTTCACGCTTCACCAGGAAGAGATGTACGGAGCGCCGTTCGACGTTCCACCGCCGCTTTGTATGGTGCTTCAATCACACTTCCCCCTCGGAAACGAAACGTTTCCTTCCGGGTTGTGCTGGACGGTGGGACCCGGTAGAACGGAAGGCTTTGCGTGTGGACCGGGTGGCGGCGTGGGCGAAGGCGAAGGAATCTGCCGCGCGTTCTATTTCCGGCCCGGCCACGAGACGTTTCCAACCTATTTCCACCCCGCGGTTCGGCGCATACTCTACAATGCCGCGCTCTGGTGCGCCCCGCAAGCGCTGCGCGCCGACGCTTAA